ACCGGCGCAGGCCCGCTCTAGTAATCACAATAACCAGAGGAAAAACAGGTTTTAATTTGATTCTTTTCTAGTGAGCGAGATGTGAGTCCAATCTTAGAAATGGGCCTCCAGTTCTGGGCTTCAATTGTGGGCCCACAACATGATAAAGGCCCAAAGCCCAATTAGACCAACCCCAAGTCGAGCAATTTCTGACACCATCAATAACCGACATTGACAAACCTAAGAACAGTGATCATGTAAGGGGCCCATTAAAGTTCGACAAGCTCCCAACAAGTCAAATCTCATCATCTTGAGACTTTAAGAAATGCtgccaaaaatcaaatcaagaattATCAATTCGGATTACACAAAACCAATCAAACAAAAGTTACAAGTGTCTTTGTCGAAAGTCGCCgatttgacaataaaaatgaaataatgaaaaagcaATTCATGCCTCCTTTGTGTGACTCATTGTAATTTCTATAGGATTATAATTTGCTCCGTGCTTTGACGCTCATGAGACAACatcgaaaaatcaaataaatcgtCGAGATGTATATGAATATTCAATATGTCGTGGTTTTAATTCGGATCGGTTTACTTCCTTAATTTAGAAGAACCAAACCATTATGTGTAATGGAACAgggaaaaagtatcaaaaaaagttttaaacttattatattcgtatcaattcaatcataaattgtttaattggatcaatttagtcttaaacctattgtatttgtacaaattgggttcatttgactaattttgatcgaaaatcgccgatATGGACGACGGCCGTCCAATGTGGCatgacgtggataaattttacgttttttagtttctttttttttttaatttctttacttttttatttgtttcattttgGCCGGTCACCGTGACCCTCGTCGGTCGTGGGCGAGGGCCGTCAAGTAGTGTCCACATCAAGCTGGTCATGCCAAATAGCATATccgacgtccatgtcagcaattttaggtgaaaattggttgaatagactcaattgaaattaatgcaatagatttagggttgaattagtccaattgaaaggtttatgattgaattaatacaaatacaataggtttgtgACTTTTTCGATATCGATTATTCTACGAAGGAGCGGGATACGTACCTGGTATAGTGGTTGGACTCGAACTATCAAGTATTGGCAACTCACTTCGAGTAAAGTCCCTTCACTTCAATGCAACCATCCCAATGAAATAGCTTGCGTGGGGACGAAATCGGTAATTGATTGCGTAATGCGCATGGATGAAATCGATGTCAATTGGGCTATTTTTCTAAAACTCTATTTGACTTATCAAAGCATAGGCAATTGATGGTGACCCTCCTGTGCCGGCTTCTTCCCTTTTCGCTATCACCCCATATCCATCAAAGCGCAAGTGTGGAGATTTAGTGGCCAAACACATCATGGCGTGCAATCACGCCTTTGAATCATTACATACACATAGATAGCAATCCAATGTAGGCATCATCTCTAGTGATAATCTGTACAACTTGGCCCATGCCCCGCCCgaaattaacaaagaaaaacGACGCAATCGAAGCGACGTTTCGGTCCATACGGCACaggataaaaataaaacctTAGCCCTCGAGACGACGAAGCGCGAAAAGTACGAAACCTAACAGTCATCCCATTTATATTAAACCCTAAGGAAGCACACATGAGCACACGAGATGGCGATGATGATGGCGATGATGATGGCGACAATAGGGGTGGAATTTGCACTTGAGGAAGGAAGATGTATCATTCACATGTGTTGACCGGAGCTTCCATGTGCTGGGAAAATGCACTACATGCGCACCCCCTTTTCCTGGATTCTGTAGTTTGCTTgtcattgaaaaaattaaagattagATGTTTGGGATGATGATTAGAATGGCCATAAGAGACAAAACTTTCTTGCTTGACATGAAAAGCTGATGATTGTCATCCACACTAAGATGGACTGTGATCTAGAGGGTTTGCAAAATCAAAGCTGCACCCCCGCCGCGGGTATTGGAGACCGAATTATGTCGGATTAATCGACAATCGATGGGTAAAAGTAGTAATCTAGAAGATTTAAGGACgaggaaaagtgccaaaaaagtcctaaacctgttgcattagtgccaattgagtcctaacctgtttttggtgtcaattcagttctaaaccttttgtattgatgtcaattcggtcctaaattatttatatttatgcaaattgagtcaattcggccgattttggctggaaattgctgATATAGAAGTCGATTgttctacatggcacgaccgacgctaaagtggacatttttaaacatttttttatattttaaataatttttaaaaatatttttcaaaaaaccaaaaaaatgcttaaaatatttttaaaatattacattatattaaaaaatatccaaatcggcgctagccgtgccatgtaggacaatcgacatcCACGTTAGCATTTCTTGGCCAAAATcagccgaattgactcaatttgtataaatacaaacaatttaagaccgaattggcacaaatgcaaaaggtttaggaccgaattggcaccaataaaatgtttaggactaaattggcacaaatgcaaaaggtttaggactgaattgacacaaacaaaaaaagtttatgactcaattggtactaataaaataaatttaggacttttttgacacttattccTTTAAGGATGTGTTCGATTATTTAGATTTGAAGTCGGGACGAGATTAAATAGAATATGAtacaaaattcagaaatttatGTGTTTAGACTTTAGACACAAAAGCTTTCCTATACGTCAGATATCCGACTTTTAACTCCATTCATTTTATGTGTTTCCACTCCTCCCGTCAGCTTCCTCACCTCGACGGGAGATGGAGGAGTCAATGGTGAGCTCAAACTTTTAAGAGTTTCGGTATTTGCATTGCAACCCAtctaaaacaatttttatttttgatatttttttcccattaaaTATTGTGGTGCAAGTAttgtgaccttttttttttttttctaaatttaaagtACTTGAAACTTTCTCAAAATAAATGTTTGTTTTTCTTGGTGGGCAAAGCTTTGGGCAACATTTTAGGCCTAATGTGGCAGTCCGGCCCAACTCCACCCCGTGAATAACCTCTAATACTTagttttcacttcttttttttttttgtttattttcaaaacCTAAATCCTGAGTTAGATTCTGATTGGGAAagtgaaaataattaattttctattcaCTTTTGATGAgaccaaaaacaaagaaagaacccTCAGCCATTAAAAAAGTGTTTTCTACCCGCTTAAGTTTTTAGTACGTCAATCTGTCTTCCATATCTGGCGATGAATCCGGTCTATAGTCGATCGAACTACAAACGCATGACCTATCTCGGTCTCTTATTAAGACCCGTTTCCTCATACTTATCGGTCACTTCTGGTTTTTCtttacaaaatcaaagaataatatatatttatgtattgAAAGTCATTTCTGAAATCACATAATTGTCAAAGTCGAGAAATTTGCAAAGATCTATGGCCGTCACCTATGATTCCACGAGTAtttatccttttgtttttcttcctcttcttctccaaaaaTCTAGAAGCAtaggcttttttttctttctctcaaaTTTAGTCGTAGGATAGCGAGATCCGGATTTCAATTCAAGGACCCAAAAATGAAGAAGTCAATGATGTCTTGAAGGAAAATCGGACAATAATTTCGTCATCAAGACACGAATCGGTAAAGGCCACACCGGCTTTTGGCTTTCGtgctttgtccttttttttccaattttaaccCTTAATCCACGCGATATTTTGACAAATGGAGACTGTGCTGGCATCACCGGGGGGATTTTGATTCCTGTGCTTTGACTATAGGATAGGATTTGCCGTATCCGACGGCCTCGGACGGAACCCGTGGACGACGGAGAGGCATGATCCAACGGACGGGAAAaagagtttttgttttttttttttcaccggGGCGCTGAGGGTGAAAGACATTCTATGCGTGTTTGAAGGGGGTAAAATATAAGTACATGTGTCGCCTCGCCTGATGTCTGATAAATTGTCTCTATGTTCCTGCTTCCAGCTTCTTCTCGATCGTTCAAATGACTCCCCCTTCATTAAACAACGCAGAAAAATCGTCTAAAATTGTGCCCACTGAATAATTGGTGATGAAAATTAGGTGCATGACATCACTTCAgccctaaaaattaattttttttttcatttctaaaaaaaaattcaccatttTAAATGGCTtcaattttaaaacaaaaaaaatcaattattcaaaaataaaaataaaaaatagattgtACTTCAGAAGCACTTGCGAAATAAAAATGGAGCAAAAATTCTATCTAtcccaaatgtgtttttaacaTATCATGCCCACACCAAACTTAATGGCATTTTAAACTCACGGTCTGCCAATATTAACAACAGTCCCACAATATTTGAACTTCGTTTAATCGCGATTACAATTTGTCCAACCCAGCTTTTGGAATCATTAACACAACCACCTCACGcaaatgtgacaaattttttaaGATCTTTCCACAATTGTATGGTCtggaaaaaaattgttttaagACACAATaccaattttaaaatatttagtgGGCATCGTTTAAAGAATCAAAATTTGGAATACCGTCGATATGGATATAATTCGGAAGGAACCTTGGATTCATTGCAGTACATAATGTCATCACATTCGGAGAAAAAGTTCCACTACCGGAGTAAAAGACTTGGAAAAATAAAGAGCTAAAAAAATCACGCCACGCAGAACATCCAAATTAAACACCGCTGCGCCGATGATGTTCCGGCGAAAATTTGTCCGGTGCCGATTAAAACTCGACAAAGCTTTTCTTCCTCCACGATCAAAGGAAAGACACGACCGCAACTTGGTTACAAATCTTCTCTCGGGCGCAGAAGAGAAGGGGGGCCAGAACAGGGGCGACAAGAGAAGCGCAACTTCCAACGCGAGAACGAGGGGAGATAAGGCATGTTAAGATCACAAGAGAACAGAACAGGAACATTTTTATCATACGGTGCTTCAGATTTTTACACAAAACACCCAGGTAACCGTTCTGATAAATAAAAACCTCGGCAAGTCCCCCCACTACGAAGGGACTCCATTGACAAAACATTTGCACAAGACGACGGTAAGAACATAGGTTCACAGTATCGACTGGGAAGAACAATTTTACAATAATCATCAGCGAGTGCTTAGCTTTTACCTTAATCACTCCTTTCTTCACAATTCCAAAAGAGCGATAAAATTTGCCAAATCCAATTTCTGCTGCCTGACTTGGGAAAAAATTacccgatccttaatttttgtTCTCCCCCTTCTGATCTTTCTCAGAAACCCgccacaaatacaaaagatcagGACAGCTTTCCATCAAGGAACACAATTTCTTTTGCCGCAATATTTGTATCTATAACcacatataaatatatatatgctgaTTAATTGATAATTTGATACTAGACTTATATATACACCGAATCTTGAATTGCTGCTTCTGCTCTGGAGACCACAAACCCTCtctccatccatccatccatccatccatgtTCTGTACACTGCAAACAGAACCCCAAAAAAACAGGAACCACCAAGAACCCACTCGCTTGTCGCTTCCCCACTTCCCAGGATCCGAATCAATTCACCAGATCCGATACCCACTCAACATCCGGCCCACCACCGCTGAGGCTCGGCTGCTCCGGCTCGGCCCGGCCCAGAGAGCTCTCCTCCCTCAGCTTCTCGAACATCTTTGCCCTCAAGTCCCTCCCTGACTCCACCCTCTCCATCAgcggctcctcctcctcctccacctggTCCCAGAAATCCAAATAACCCATCCCCGACCGGGGCGCAACGCGGGTCGGGGTCGTCGGCACGCTGCAGAACCCGGGTCGCAGCGGCGACCCGAATGAACCGGTGGtgctggcggcggcggtggcggcgtgAGCATTTGCAGTCCAAGAGGAAGGCAGAGACTTAACCTTACCGAGTTGCAGGTTCCTCAGCGAGGCCATCACCATCTCGTTCACGGAGCTCGACCCGAGCGACCGGCTTAGAGACTGGTGAGTCACCGCGGCCGCCATCGGCGACATCGGCGGCGAATCCTCCGGCGAGACAGTGCTCGGAGAGGCCAGGAACGGAAGCTGCCTCGCAGCCCCTCTGGGGCTCTGCTGCGGGGTCACCACCCTAAGCTGCTCCGGCGTGTGCGCGAAGAAGCACACGCGCCGCTGACACCCAACGCCGTCCTTGCACGGCTGAGTCCGGTAGCGCGCCGGGTGGAGCCAGCACTCGAACACGCCGTGCGCGAACTCGCACGCGTCGCCCTTCCGGCAGCTCCCCTTGCGGAACTCCGGGCACGCGGTGCCGGAGTAGTGGTACTTCCTCGGGTCCCTCCGGCGGGCCTTCTCCCCGGGATGAGCATAGGGGCACTCGGTCCAGTCGTGCGACCGCCCTCGCGTGCACCGCCTCACCTTAAACTCGTACATGCGGAAGCTGTCGCACGAGTAGACGTCCATGGGGAAGTCCGCCTCGCGCGACGACGGGAGGTCCGAGTCGGAGTCCGTATCGGGGCGGTTCGACGGCAGATACCTCCGGAGCGCCGCCATGACATCCTGGAGGTGCCCGGGGCTCGCGGCGGAGGGAGATGAGTCGCAACAGCCGAAGCTGGCATTGACCGAATAAGGAGAGTACGGAGAGTGAGCGACCGCATCGTCCGTCGGATCGTCGAGGATCGGCCACGGAGGGACATCGATCGTCGGGTTGGGAGGCCGGTGAGGCTCTCCAAGCatcattttctcctctctttcaccTCTATAAGAGCTCGAAGTTGCAGAGGGTTTTTGGAAGTTTGTGGAGTGGAAGATGACTGAGGTTGATGGTATTTAAAGCGGTGATGGCTTAACTCTGGTCGGGTTGGGATTTAACCGTGGTTAAGAGAAATACCTTGGCGGTAGAAACTAGAAAGTTAATGCcgatttttcgaccaaaaaaaataaaaatgctgatttgTCGGGGTTTAAAAATAAACATTTTCCTCAGCTTTGCTATCCCGACGGTGTTGACGAGGGGGAATCATGCGCGACGGGCCTGTTAACGGCTTACACGTGGCTACTTATCCGTACGCTTCTCCACGTGGCGAAGGAGTGCCGTGCTTTGAGGGACGGGGGGCTGTCAATCTAGGAAAGCTTACTGGCggtaaaaaaagggaaattggtGGGGTCGACCCCTAGTCTGGAACGGAAGTTTGAGGCGGTGGTGTAGAGGGAGTAAAAGACACgcatgaaatatgaaaaaaggaaatcattaaataaaataaaataaaaaggagcaTTGATAAAATCTAGAATCTAAGCATAGGTGCTAATGCATTAGTCCGTTTTGAATTTAATCATGCGAATCGAATAATGGTAGATAAGAAGTGGGGAAAAAgtgggataaaaaaaataaaggaaagaatgagagattACTTTCACTTAATGCTATATTTCATGCcgtaataagaaaataaaacttaATCATCTGACACGAGTTCgatttgttttgtaaaaattaaatgatttgaaaaatattctttttcgAAATAATCGCCCGTATTTGATTACAAAAACGAATgaaagaaacttttttttttctcgttcacGATAGTAAAAACATTTGCCATTGactgattttctaaaacaatAAAGGCAATcactttcaggaaaatattttttatgccatgcatttttcacgaaataaatagtGCCTTGATAAGAacttgggttaataccacgaaaaaccccaaattggtatacttgtgacaaatttacttcaatttttttttacaaaaaaaaatctcaaactgttatacttgtgacaaatttaccccaaactaatactcatgtaacaaatttaccctccactAATGTTTCTTAAATTTAAGCATCAAATTACTAAGTGGGATGGGATGTAGTAGTTCATGGGTGtactattttgagatttttaccctctgtttatcacaagtatatcaattttgaattttttttttgtattaactcaatttaacggatggtaaatttttcatgagtatattagtttggaattttttgtagtaaaaaaatttattttatggtaaatttgtcacaaatgtaccagtttaaggCTTTTGatgttcaaaaaataattttgagtaaaattatcacatgtgtaccaatttcaagttttttgtggtaaaaaaaatagttataggTAAATTTGtgataggtgtaccaatttagggtttttcacggtattaaccctaaaaactTAGTGTGGTTATTAAACCGAATGATTTagctttttgaaaaatgtttttattttatttccacCTGTTAATAAGTatcaatttaccaaaaaaaaaattgtgttgattttaaaattttattgaacAAGCCCTTGCAATTTCGTACGTAagggattttcaattttgcgCTCGATCTTCAATCTCTTGTGCTCACATTGTTCCGTCTCGCGATCAGAAGGCTCACGCTTTGGGATACTCATCTCAAGACCAAGGGTGATTGGTTTCCGGCCCAGTCTAATACCATCTcaaaattgggaatcggatcAAAAGAGCGATCCAGTCATATTTCTAGGCGATCCAATGGAAATGGTGATTTGAGAAACGAATT
This genomic interval from Rhodamnia argentea isolate NSW1041297 chromosome 4, ASM2092103v1, whole genome shotgun sequence contains the following:
- the LOC115749190 gene encoding zinc finger CCCH domain-containing protein 20-like, with protein sequence MMLGEPHRPPNPTIDVPPWPILDDPTDDAVAHSPYSPYSVNASFGCCDSSPSAASPGHLQDVMAALRRYLPSNRPDTDSDSDLPSSREADFPMDVYSCDSFRMYEFKVRRCTRGRSHDWTECPYAHPGEKARRRDPRKYHYSGTACPEFRKGSCRKGDACEFAHGVFECWLHPARYRTQPCKDGVGCQRRVCFFAHTPEQLRVVTPQQSPRGAARQLPFLASPSTVSPEDSPPMSPMAAAVTHQSLSRSLGSSSVNEMVMASLRNLQLGKVKSLPSSWTANAHAATAAASTTGSFGSPLRPGFCSVPTTPTRVAPRSGMGYLDFWDQVEEEEEPLMERVESGRDLRAKMFEKLREESSLGRAEPEQPSLSGGGPDVEWVSDLVN